In Oxobacter pfennigii, a genomic segment contains:
- a CDS encoding MFS transporter, whose protein sequence is MNKKSQSITVLAIFSIGFIAMIIGTITPAIQAIGNAFPNVPFTTLMLVSTLPSLVSIPFSVLAGSIVGKAMKYRTLTMLALLILAVAGIAPYWLTDWTMVLIARAVFGIGMGLISPIPAGLIFNLVAPEKQANIMGLNGVVSNIGGMVLQFLGGVMATIGWNLSFLVHSFAFLSLVIVAIFLPEPEKRQIPADAVGEAPKSAGLPAVVWVWSAAYAIMTVMMYPSLTNISTVFQEMGLNPAMAATALMLMTVGGMVMGAVFGKVFEAIAFKCIPSGFVLLVVSQFLMATGQNFMMFAVAEVLLGIGMGLAGTAIMMLIGSSVTPDKSPLAMSFLMACMSIGGFLSAFIYAGVMGTMGITSMRFQYWVGTAGFAVYAVVTFFVYMRKSAAPPVSGPSVKA, encoded by the coding sequence ATGAATAAAAAAAGCCAGTCAATAACTGTATTGGCGATATTTTCTATCGGTTTTATAGCTATGATAATAGGTACTATCACACCTGCTATCCAGGCGATAGGCAATGCGTTCCCTAATGTTCCATTCACAACCCTGATGCTGGTTTCCACATTGCCGTCCCTTGTTTCAATACCCTTCTCGGTTCTTGCAGGCAGTATTGTCGGAAAAGCGATGAAATATAGAACGCTTACAATGCTTGCCTTGCTTATTTTAGCTGTTGCCGGAATAGCTCCGTACTGGCTGACGGATTGGACGATGGTCCTTATTGCAAGGGCAGTATTCGGTATTGGCATGGGTCTTATTAGCCCTATCCCCGCTGGCCTTATATTCAACCTTGTTGCTCCTGAAAAACAGGCAAATATTATGGGTCTGAACGGTGTTGTGAGCAACATAGGCGGTATGGTTCTCCAGTTCCTCGGTGGAGTAATGGCAACAATCGGTTGGAACTTAAGCTTCCTCGTACATAGTTTTGCATTCTTATCACTGGTAATCGTTGCTATTTTTCTTCCTGAACCGGAAAAAAGGCAAATTCCTGCAGACGCTGTGGGCGAGGCTCCCAAGTCGGCTGGCCTGCCAGCCGTTGTTTGGGTCTGGTCTGCTGCATACGCTATAATGACTGTTATGATGTATCCTTCCCTAACAAACATATCCACTGTATTCCAGGAGATGGGCTTGAATCCTGCTATGGCTGCAACCGCACTGATGCTGATGACTGTTGGCGGAATGGTCATGGGAGCAGTTTTCGGAAAGGTTTTCGAAGCAATCGCATTCAAATGTATTCCTTCAGGATTTGTACTGTTGGTAGTAAGCCAATTTCTTATGGCAACCGGCCAAAACTTTATGATGTTTGCTGTTGCCGAGGTACTTCTTGGCATAGGAATGGGCCTTGCAGGTACAGCAATTATGATGCTTATCGGGAGTTCCGTTACTCCTGACAAATCTCCTTTAGCCATGTCCTTCTTGATGGCTTGCATGAGCATAGGCGGATTTCTTTCAGCTTTCATATATGCAGGTGTAATGGGAACCATGGGAATAACCTCCATGAGGTTCCAGTACTGGGTCGGAACAGCAGGATTTGCAGTCTATGCGGTAGTTACATTCTTTGTTTACATGAGAAAATCTGCAGCTCCGCCTGTCAGCGGACCTTCGGTCAAGGCATAA